One genomic window of Cercospora beticola chromosome 5, complete sequence includes the following:
- a CDS encoding uncharacterized protein (BUSCO:EOG09264KK7): protein MSATKDDLEPEATEGFKVGEKKTMDEYQQMDQNDESLRKYKESLGLGGGERIGDPNDPRQVIIKSLGLEVEGRSDIIIDLTKPGALEDLKNHPFTIKEGAQFRMKARFTVHHEILSGLKYVQVVSRGPLKQKMQEMIGSYSPNTTDKPEYEKKFETDTAPTGMLGRGKYNAVSKFVDDDKKTHLHFEWSFEVKKEW from the exons ATGTCGGCCACCAAGGATGATCTCGAGCCAGAGGCCACCGAGGGGTTCAAGGTGGGAGAGAAGAAGACTATGGATGAGTACCAACAGATGG ACCAAAACGACGAATCCCTCCGCAAATACAAAGAATCTCTCGGTCTCGGAGGCGGCGAACGCATCGGCGACCCCAACGACCCCCGCCAAGTCATCATCAAATCCCTAGGACTAGAAGTCGAAGGCCGATCCGATATCATCATCGACCTGACCAAACCTGGTGCCCTCGAGGATCTGAAGAACCACCCCTTCACCATCAAAGAAGGCGCTCAATTCCGCATGAAAGCTCGCTTCACCGTGCACCATGAAATTCTCAGCGGATTGAAGTATGTGCAAGTTGTTTCGAGGGGTCCcttgaagcagaagatgcagGAGATGATT GGCTCGTACTCTCCCAACACAACCGACAAGCCCGAATACGAGAAGAAATTCGAAACCGATACCGCTCCCACTGGAATGCTCGGCCGAGGTAAATACAACGCAGTTTCGAAATtcgtcgacgacgacaagaagACCCACTTGCATTTCGAGTGGTCCTttgaggtgaagaaggaatgGTAG
- the TRX1 gene encoding thioredoxin trx1, with product MPAEAVHNIKAKADFDSLKADKDKLSVIDCYATWCGPCKVIAPQVSKFADQYNNATFYKLDVDELPDVAQELGVRAMPTFYLFKNGEKVQEVVGANPNALEAAIKAHY from the exons ATGCCAGCAGAGGCCGTTCACAACATCAAGGCCAAGGCCGACTTCGACAGCCTCAAGGCCGACAAGGACAAGCTGTCCGTCATTGACTGCTACGCAACATGGTGCGGTCCTTGCAAGGTCATTGCGCCACAAGTCAGCAA ATTCGCCGACCAATACAACAACGCGACCTTCTACAAGTTGGACGTTGACGAGCTCCCCGATGTTGCGCAAGAGCTCGGTGTCCGTGCCATGCCAACTTTCTACCTGTTCAAGAACGGCGAGAAGGTCCAGGAAGTCGTGGGCGCGAACCCAAATGCTCTCGAGGCTGCCATCAAGGCGCACTACTAG
- a CDS encoding uncharacterized protein (MEROPS:MER0000836), which translates to MAVEPGTRNKRFVPLENNPEVMTSLLHNLGLSQSLSFHDVFSIDDPDLLAFVPRPAHALLLVFPVSQTYEKFRHEEDSSKSEYTGSGSSEPVIWYKQTIGNACGLIGLLHGVSNGQARTYIQPGTALEDLVKKAEPLDPVKRAVLLEETEALETAHQAAAATGDTQAPSADDSIDLHYVCFVKGKNGNLWELDGRRKGPLDRGSIGEDEDVLSPAALEKGVRAFLKREEEAGGGELRFSLIVLAEALD; encoded by the exons ATGGCAGTCGAACCAGGAACGCGCAACAAGCGCTTCGTCCCACTCG AAAACAACCCTGAAGTAATGACCTCtctcctccacaacctcGGCCTCTCCCAATCCCTCTCCTTCCACGACGTCTTCTCAATCGACGACCCCGACCTCCTCGCCTTCGTCCCACGCCCCGCGCacgccctcctcctcgtcttccccGTTTCCCAAACCTACGAGAAATTCCGACACGAAGAAGACAGCTCCAAATCCGAATACACAGGCAGCGGCTCTTCCGAACCGGTAATTTGGTACAAACAAACGATTGGGAATGCCTGCGGTCTCATTGGCCTTCTCCACGGCGTCAGCAACGGACAAGCGAGAACTTACATTCAACCCGGCACGGCGTTGGAAGATCTGGTCAAGAAGGCGGAGCCATTAGATCCGGTGAAGCGAGCGGTGTTGTTGGAGGAGACGGAGGCTTTGGAGACGGCACATCAGGCTGCGGCTGCGACGGGCGATACGCAAGCGCCGAGTGCAGATGACAGTATTGATTTGCATTATGTCTGTTTCGTGAAGGGGAAGAATGGGAATTTGTGGGAACTGGACGGCAGGAGGAAGGGACCGCTTGACCGAGGCAGCATtggagaggatgaggatgtgctGAGTCCAGCGGcgctagagaaaggcgtaagaGCGTTTTTGaagagagaggaagaggctggGGGCGGAGAGCTGAGGTTCAGTTTGATCGTACTGGCGGAAGCACTGGATTGA